A stretch of DNA from Dokdonia sp. PRO95:
ATGGATTTTTGCCATTATTATGATTACAGCTAGTTGTGAAATACATCAAAGCTGAAACAATTATTATGTTTCTAAAGCTTTTAAAAAATTTCATCATAAAATCTAAGATTCCATAAACCCCACCACATCATGACAGCTTCGGCTATCATTCCTGCGCCGTATTGTGGTGACCAGCCGTCTAGAATGGTGCTGACTAACCTACCTCCTGCGAGACCACCCATAAACAGTATGTTTACTATGGTTGCAGATTTCCAGTGGTTTTTATTAATAATACCATAAATCCAATAACCACCAAAGGCGATGTAGATTCCCATTATTGCTCTAAAGATATTTTTGAGCTCTAAATCTAGAACTTCAAAACCAAAAATGTAAGGCAGTATAA
This window harbors:
- a CDS encoding DUF4345 domain-containing protein, translated to MSRLPKNLQLALSACIVIAMSFVYGAHPSVILPYIFGFEVLDLELKNIFRAIMGIYIAFGGYWIYGIINKNHWKSATIVNILFMGGLAGGRLVSTILDGWSPQYGAGMIAEAVMMWWGLWNLRFYDEIF